TGGATTAAACACTGGATTAAATTatttctgagatttaaaaaattGCATGACAGTATCTGAGCTGTTTTCTCACGGGTACCTTTGTCTCCCTTCTTTTCAGATGAGCTGAACAAGAGAAATGACATCATAAAATCACTCACCAAAAGGTTAAAGTTCTTCGAATCTCAGCAGAATGACAGTAGGGCAACATTTGAATATACGCAACAGAAATTTAAAGAGCTGTCTCAAAAAGTAGCAGATGCAACTGTTCACTGTCAGGCTCTGGAGGTAGGAGTTGAGCAATGGTCTGATTTTGCAGTCCATGCAGGTACAGAATGCCAGTGGCATTTGTCTTTTACTACAGTAATTTTACGTTAAGGCATAGCtctgatttgggggggggggagaagggcaaAAAAGCATTCCTAAATTAGGATTTGGAGTTTGCTGTTTGCTTGCTTAGGTTTGGAGAATGCTGCTTAGAACCAGCTTGCCTCCAAAAACGTCAGGCACTGGTGATGGCAAACGGCAGTGCTGGCCCCCAGTACTGGTACTTGGTTGGGAAGTTCCAGAAAGTTTTATTTACAGCTTTGATTACTATGGTGAGCTGTAACATTCTGAAAACAGGTTAAGGGTATGAAAATAATTGGTATTCAAGAGCTctagatatattttttaagtgATTTGGCAATGATATGTTTATTGGGATAATTTTTCTCCCTGTATGCAATACAGTGAAGCAGTATTCTGCGTTTTCATCTGTCTAATCGGCTTGACTTAAGACATGCAGGATATTAAGAGCCGTGATTGGAAGCAAGTTTAGTTGTAGAGAATTggggaaaaatttttactctgGTCCTCTTTTCTCCAGATCCTCACAGCGTGCTCAGAATCCCAGATTGCCATTCATGATGTTTAAATAAAGCTGTGCAAACATTTACTGGAAAAATACTAACTTTGAATCACTGAAGTAGGAGCTGACAGTCTTTATTTCTGCTCACTAGGAGAAGAATCAAAGTCTCCACTGCTCAGTTTTGGAACTGTCTGCTAAAACAGGCCAGCTGCAAGCGAGAGAGCAGGAGCTTCTTACTATGCTTAAGCTGAAGGTAACATCTGTTGTCTCATCAGCAGTAAATGTGGTCAAACTGCAGTGCAGTTACTGGTGGCTGTGCTGCAGTGGGGTAGTCACTGTTCACTGCTGTTTAATTCTTAGGCTTGTTTGAGAAAAGTGGTCCACAAACAATAAACTGGTTTATTTTCATAAACAAGCTTGTTTCCTGGCtttgatttttggggttttttcctcaagAACTCCGAAGAAAATCTGTAAAGTATCTACAACTGCTACAGTAGGAGGTGCTATTGTTTTGTCAAAATCCGTACATGAATATAAAACAATAATCAAGAATACGTTCTATTTCATATTTCAGGATGAGGTTATACTTGAAACAACTGATCACATTACTGAGTTTACATCGAAATTCAGAAAGCTGGAAAGTGCATTGCGTGCAGCAAAGATGGAGGAATTAAGTCTCAACGAAGAGAAGCAAGACCTCAAACTGAGACTGAAAGAACTAATACTTGAAACAAATAAGCTAAAAGGTAAGTGTTTATGCTGGGCACCTAATTCAGTGCAGACCAGCATGATTCCTTTTCATTCTGGGAAATactatgttttgttttaaagataacCTGTgtgaaaagataaaggaaaataataagcAGCAGGAAGAAATCATTCACCTCAGACAAGAAAACGGCTGCTTGAGGAATGAGCTCGCACTGATTGGTAAGTGTGGGCAGTTGGCTTCTCATACCTGAGCTTTCAACTGCGCAGAGACTTCTAGACAGCAACAGTTCACTAATATCTGTGAAGGAGGCAGCTTCTTACCTGCCTTTCTTGCAGTTTAATAAAGGCATATGCCTTTGTGTGTCATTCTTCTATGAAAGCACTAACTGGGGCCTCTGCAGGGACAGTTTATAAAGTCTTGTAAAAGTTCACCAATATGATTATGCATGGAGAAATGGCTCAGAAGATTCTCTCTTGAAAATTTTTGAGACCTTTATGTCTCCTGTGGTATTAATACGATAAATGGGGGTGCTATTCTCTCCTCTGACATAGGTTGCATAGAAAATGGTGACCTACTGAAGAGAAACCATGTGCAAAACCTAAAGCTTAGGCCCTATGAAATTACCAGCCCGTTCACTCTCTCCAGTTTTGTATGGAAGAAGTATGTTTACAAATTCactttttctcttggtttttctTTAACTGATGGGTTTGGTTTAGACAGTTTACCTTGAAACATTAGGTTACCAAAGATGTCCTCTGCTGTGAGATGATTTGCTTGCGTGTGGCTTTTTATCTCTCATTACCTTTGCCAAATATTGATCCCGTGTCTCgttattttaaaatcaacagcAACGGGCAGTATTTCCCAGCACTTGCCAGTACAAGGCATGAATTAGAATTAATGACTTAATTTCCTTTCCATGGAAGAATGTTAAcatgaaaaagtttttttaaaaatattatttttaattttataattattttatattatttttattttattatttttattgtgaaaaGCAGAATATCACTGCTAGTAAAATAAAGCTAGTTGCTGGTGAAAAGTCCAAGGAATATACTTGATCTGTTTAgctgttgtgtggtttttgtgctgtttttatttGGAGGGGAAACAGATCCCATTGATCTTAAGAAAATCCTTTTAGTTAGGTACCTTCTTCTGCTGCAGCATATGCATTAACAAATGTGCTGGCTTTGTGTCTATTCActttaagtaattaaaaaattatatgtttTGAAACAGTTGAGAAATCAAAGAGAAAGGATCAACTTCTTCAGTTTGCCAGGTCTAAACAAGCACGGACTGACACAGAACTATCAAGTTTGCGGCAGGTACAACCCTAATTATGTTTCTGCTAAGAGATTATGAAGGCATTTTTCAGTAACATCAGATCTGCATGGAACAGTATAAAAAAAGTTAGATCTAGCAATtcttaattaaggaaaaaaaataaactgctgtTTCTGCCATGCTGGGATCCCTatggaatggggtttttttggttaacGTTGTGGTACAAATCCTTGTATTTAGGTGTGCTTTTTAGCCTTTTTTGTATAATTGTAGTTACTCTGTACTCCAATGAGTAaacaccaccctcacagcagtgAAGTGGGGGCACCCCGTTTAGATAACAGTTTGTCAGTACATGAGAGAGGGTGTGAGGCTCCAGAAGTCAGGTGAAAGGCAGTGGGGATGGGACAGGCCCAAGGTGAGTTCACGCAGGGTGAAGGGGAATGGTGTCCTGAAAGATCTGTTTTTCAAGAGAGACTTAAACCCGATGTTTTCGCTGCACTCATTTGGGGTTCTCCAGGCATGttcaattttttgttgttgttgcaaatAATTGATCAGTGGGTTGTCTTCTACATTAGCTTTACAAAAAATCCCCTGCAGTGAAAGCCAAATACTGTGATCATCATTGCACGTCCTGTAGTTCTGCGTAACTTTGAACAACATGATAACAACATGTGTTAAATAtcaaataacaataatgataCTGTACTTATGATTCAGTGTGGTTCTGTTTCAGAAGACCACTGCAGTCTTCTAATAGAAATACTCTTTATTGctgtaaaacattattttcctaaATTCATGCAGAGATGGCCCCTTAGATTTGGAAGGCTTTGACAATTTTCACTACAGGTATTGGTTTATAAAAATGTTTCGAGGATATTTTTGGAAGAGAGGCAGTGTGTTAGGACTTGATGACAATGTTCCTGCACTCCAGACTTCCACTAATGTGCATTACTATCTTTAAACAGATCTACGTAAAACAGCAGCGTGACTTGCAGTTTCTTCATGTCAATTTGGAGAGCTCTCAGGAATTAAGGCAAAAGCACGAAAAGGCGTCACATGAAAggaggtaatttatttttttatttttaaatttttttttagtagtttatTCTCAAAGAGAGACTTTGCTGTTCACAACTAACATCCTGAAAGAGATGTGTGCTGTGTCAAGATGGCTTTGCTGAACTCAACCACAAACATCCAGAGAAGTTGTCAGATACCTTTTTTACTTGGTCAGGAGATGCCATGAGTATCAGTCACAGAATAAAGCATTGTATGCAGGCCAGACagttaatgaatttttaaaaaaaatggaatagaCTGGTGGTAGAGGGGTTGATCTGACCTGCTActacttttgtttaaaaatcaaagtttattttgctttcagattaGGAAATTGGTGTGCATTCTGGAGGCTCAGACAGAATCACCACACTGTATAAAACATGAGGGAACTTTCAGACTGATTTGGGGAAGTAACAGCCAAATCTGGGCAGAATTCTGTCGGGTCTTGGCAGGACACAGCTGCCTGTTGGTGTATGAACTGTGGCAGAACCATGGCTAGAGCCTCTGGTTGATGTAGAGCTTTAACCTTGAGTTACAGTTATGTATGCTctttaaatgcagtatttctgaCCATTTTCTTTATCATGCCATTGTAGCAGAGGTGTGGCATTCGCTGCCCCTGAAAGTAACAGCGAGACAGACACGGTTAGGACTGAGGGCACCCACGAGATATGCGAGGAGTGTGGAACTGCACAAGTTCCAAAAAGTAGGGTAAAAATCACCTCTGAGATGTGTGAAGTAGATAAAAGACTGTTACTGAATGCATCAGACTTGGAGGAAACTACCTCAGCGTACTTAAACCGGTGTCAAAAAGTTGTGAAAGTCTTGGCTGTCCTTacggaagaagaagaaaggcaggatGTTGCATCAAGCTCTGATGAGCTAGGCAGCAAAGTATTTTGTGAGGCAAACGACACAAGGCCATTGAGAAACAGCGAAATTTCTGAGAATGGAGTGGAGAGCAGAGACCAGCAAACCTTTGAGTCATCTTTACCTGAGTATGAGCATTGGCTTAATGTCAGTTCTTGCATAGATTCGCCAAGTACTTTGATCCAGAACACCGTCACATCTGACAAAActgataatgaaaataaaacctgggAAGAGAGAACTGGAATTCTGTTTGGCCAAAaaagcagagaggctcctgctgcaATTCACAAGTCTGAATCTGATTCCTGTAGTAGTAACAACTTCATTATAAAAAAAGATGCCTGGTGGGAGCCAGTATCAGATCCAGAATGGTTGAAGATTTTCAAACCCATGAAAGGAGATGGAAGTATATGGGATGGAATAGATTGCAGCTGTCTCAAGACTGCACAGGAGACGAAATGTGCCAGCTCGAAAAGGTTATGTGCTTGTTACATTTAAGAAATAGATAGGTACAAACTGGAGTTGTGTAGAAACTTTAGTATACAAGCTTTCAATAATTCATATTATCTTAAGTGATGTGTGAAGTAACTACTGTTTTAAAATTAGCCTACCAACTTAAAAAGTAGTAAATTTAAATAAGTTAAAATAGCTGTAAGGTATCATGTTTCTATTTTTacgcatttatttttttacatctctTATCCCCAAGAGCTGCGTGGGCAGGAGAAGCTGCAATACTACATATCTTGCCAAATAAACTAattgagaaaaatgcagatttgaaaAATCCTATGATTTTTTGAAATCCTAGATGTTGCTTGTAAATCTGGTGGGTAAAATATGTTCTGACCAGAGCTGGACATCTACAGTGATGTTTCGGTAAGGCAAGAAACAAACCTAGATTTTGTGTGGTGCTTTAGTGGCTGTGTTATTTCTGTTGAGAAATCACACAGTGACTGGGCAAGAATGTAGGACACGGCTCTTCCGCACAGGCTGCTTTCTTCACCCAGGGCAAGAAAATGAGATGGAAAGATTTAAAGGACAGCAATCTGTCCGCTCTCCAGTGTGTCTTCCTTCATGGGACTCTATCCCTGTGTTTAtgttgggggaggaaaaagggtGTGTGGTTGGGGATGAGCAGAATGAGGTTTCTAATGCTGAGACGCGTCGGAAAAATACACAGGTGTCTTAGTGGTACTGGGAGGTATCTGAGATATAAATGCTGCTTCACATTTATAGAAGTGGTTTTATGCCTGCACAAGCAAGGGCATTCAGAGCTCTGACTTTCTGTGGATTTGTTGTGTTGGTTCCtctatttcctttcaaaaaattgACTGACTTACCAGCTCTATTTTAGAAGGATTTCTGAAGTTTTACAGAAATTTCATAGCTGCCTTTTAGACAGAGAAGAGAAGGGGGAGTAGCTCTTCAGCTGGTGGTTTGACAAGTACAGTAAATGAACAGCTGTTTAAACCTGCTAAGAATTTTAGCCAGCAAGTCTGCCCAACGTCCAGACAAATTGAGGTTATGGAATGGAAATATCTGATCTATGGATGCTTTCATTCTgtgttgcttttaaaacaaaaatattatagaAATTGTTACTGCAGTGAGACAGACCTGCTCAGAAACAAGGTGAATGGGCAGCCATTGAAAAAGAATGCTGTCCCGGCACATTCCCACACAGCTTAGCTGAGCTTCACGATGTGTGTGGACTCTCTCTAGTCTCCACTGTCCATACATCATTAAAAAGACTCCATTGCCCTTAACGTCTACCTTGAACATTCTTATCTACTCCCCCAGCAGCGCAAGTGACGCACTGCCATCCCTCCAAATCTGTTTTGAGGCTGAATCATGAAAACTGCTTTCACTTTTTTGTCTTGTCCTTAAGGGGATTTTAGGGGCGAAGGAGCAAATTCAACCCTGGAATGCAGATAGAGCCGATATCCCTCAGTACAGAAGGGCTGCTCTACCCGTTTGGCATTTGCTGCTGAGCTGTTGGGTTTTCTTAATGCCCACATTTGGTGCTAGGAGCCCTGCTAACTGGGGATGATTGACTCGGTGCAAATCCCAGACtgtctgctctccagcctccGCTGACTCTGATTTGCCACCGAATAAATTCTCGCCCCATAAATGGGAGGAAGGCCATAGTATCACAGTCCTCAGCGTGGGCTTCTTGTTAaggcatcagtggcagagacCAAACACAACAGTCCTTCTGGGACTTGAATCTGGATCCTCCAGTTCTCCATAGCTGGCTCTGTAGTGCTGATGATGTATTTTGTGTGTAGGGAAGGGTGCTGGCACCTCCCTGTCAGCCCAGCAAATATTTTTGACATGAGTTCTTGAATTCTGGAACAGCCAACAAGAAGGCTATTAACTCAGTCAAATACCTTATCCAACTGCAAGAGTGATTGTGAAATACTATAGTGCAAGAATCATTTCTGTGTGCTCTGATTTAGTGACTTTATTTGTGTTGGACCAACATTTGCTGCCTTTGGATTTTTATCTCGGTTCTGGTTTTAAAGATGGAGCGTCAGCAGTTAATTGTTCGGCATGCTCCTGCTGGATTAAGCCACCGTTTCTTGAGCCTTTGAGTCTCCCTGCCTCAAAATCAAACGGTTtggttccccccccacccccgcaacCTGTGTCTTCTTCCAAACTGGCTGTGCTCATTGCATCTCCTCACATCCCCTGTTCTAGGCAGCTACAGCCTGTTCCCTCACATCTCCCCAGGGCCTTCCCATGTCAGAAGCTCACAAACATGGgcttttctctcttaaaagaaAGCCTGTTGTATCCCAAGGTTTTACAAGAGAAGTGAAATGAGAGAGAGACCCTTCTGAGCTGGCATCCCTCACATGGGCTTTTTCTTAGATTGAAtgtcacttaaaaataaaccttttggTAACAGTTTTTCTGTGTAGAGAATGAGTTGTATCTAAAGGATATTTAATGAAATGTTGTAAAtttgaaaatagtattttctttaaaatatacgTGTTTTTTGATTATTTACCCGATATAGGCAGTGCTGTATTGTACAGCACTGTTCAGAAATGTGATgaatacagaaatgttttattttggggaGATGGTTGctactttatttactttttaaaaactgtatgaaGTGGAAATTAACAGTTGAAAATGAACACTGCATAGCTTGAAACTGCTGGCAGAAACCAGGGCGCGTCTTTGTACAAGCCACAGAGAGCACAGGGGACAGAGGGCTCAGGTagggtgctgctgggctgctgtACTGCTAGAATAGATGATCAAGACGTGCTACAGCTTTTATTATTTCTAGTCTTAATTTGTGATTAGTTGGTGCTGGAGCTGAGGGAGGAATTTGgtacattttaataaaattgtaatttaaGGAACTGAAATTGAGAACTGTTTCTCTCTAGGGTAGGCTATAATAAAGTTACCTTTTACTGTGGGAAAGGTGTAAGAGAAAAGTTTCAATCATTTGACGTGGATAAAGATCTTTTGTAGCAGGACAAGCATGGGATGGCTCTGAGTCAGCCTTTGGTCAGTAATAACGTACAAGGTATGATTTGTTACTTTAACTGtcatttaaattgcttttcagaTATTCCTAAATACACTCAGATGTACCCAgtgataaattaatttaaaacccaAGGGAAGGTGTATGCCAATAGATCACAGGCTTCAAATCCACACTGAAATGGTAATCAGGCAACTCGTTTTGGGTTTAATCACAATTTGCCCGAACAGCACTTTACTATTTgctgctgtatttaaaaataaataaaataaagcctctTTGGGAAAGCTCTCCTGTGATCTCTGAAGTGAGATGATGCCTTTAAAAGACTGTGAAATTCCCTTGAAAGGTCCACCTACAAATATTAGATTGCCtaatgtttgattaaaaaaaaaacaaacgggaGTAGAGTATGAGAGAAGAAAGAGTACCAGAGTATTGGGAGGGACTAGATATTgccttttgtgtgctttttacAAGGTTAAATAGATACTGAAGCACATGGTTGTGTAGCTGTTCTTGAAACTGGTTGAATGTCAAACTGTTGTCCTCAGAGGATGAAACTGATCTAATGAAGCTGTTAAACATGGGAGCCGCTCTGAGGAACAGCGTAATCTCACATGCTTGATGGTTTTCTTGGCTCAGGGCCCATAATTATTTATGTTGTCCCATGATTTTCCtttgaaagtttaaaaagaatGGTGGTGCTGTTTCTGGcaatgtcttatttttttttaatagtgaagaAAATGTGGATCTGAATTCTTTTCACGTGGATTCTCCCTGTTTGACATCCACCCAGAAAGGAGACAGACCGCAAAGATGTGAGAAATTCTCTGATGAAGACTTCCCTCTAGAGCTCAATGACCTTTCAGCGACTAAGCCAACAA
The Numenius arquata chromosome 16, bNumArq3.hap1.1, whole genome shotgun sequence DNA segment above includes these coding regions:
- the CCDC62 gene encoding coiled-coil domain-containing protein 62 isoform X2, which codes for MNSSVPRSASPQKLSLNLENSTIQKQRQELQLLIAELKDRDKELNDMVAVHQRELLAWEDDRQKRLTLAERCNLLNNELNKRNDIIKSLTKRLKFFESQQNDSRATFEYTQQKFKELSQKVADATVHCQALEEKNQSLHCSVLELSAKTGQLQAREQELLTMLKLKDEVILETTDHITEFTSKFRKLESALRAAKMEELSLNEEKQDLKLRLKELILETNKLKDNLCEKIKENNKQQEEIIHLRQENGCLRNELALIVEKSKRKDQLLQFARSKQARTDTELSSLRQIYVKQQRDLQFLHVNLESSQELRQKHEKASHERSEENVDLNSFHVDSPCLTSTQKGDRPQRCEKFSDEDFPLELNDLSATKPTNRCCSATMDQGTDSPISKLQHALAESRQMVADLELSTLLHASPRCSPSSSSINTTAELAEALHRTRLSAAEEKNAKLTFSSL
- the CCDC62 gene encoding coiled-coil domain-containing protein 62 isoform X1, producing the protein MNSSVPRSASPQKLSLNLENSTIQKQRQELQLLIAELKDRDKELNDMVAVHQRELLAWEDDRQKRLTLAERCNLLNNELNKRNDIIKSLTKRLKFFESQQNDSRATFEYTQQKFKELSQKVADATVHCQALEEKNQSLHCSVLELSAKTGQLQAREQELLTMLKLKDEVILETTDHITEFTSKFRKLESALRAAKMEELSLNEEKQDLKLRLKELILETNKLKDNLCEKIKENNKQQEEIIHLRQENGCLRNELALIVEKSKRKDQLLQFARSKQARTDTELSSLRQIYVKQQRDLQFLHVNLESSQELRQKHEKASHERSRGVAFAAPESNSETDTVRTEGTHEICEECGTAQVPKSRVKITSEMCEVDKRLLLNASDLEETTSAYLNRCQKVVKVLAVLTEEEERQDVASSSDELGSKVFCEANDTRPLRNSEISENGVESRDQQTFESSLPEYEHWLNVSSCIDSPSTLIQNTVTSDKTDNENKTWEERTGILFGQKSREAPAAIHKSESDSCSSNNFIIKKDAWWEPVSDPEWLKIFKPMKGDGSIWDGIDCSCLKTAQETKCASSKSEENVDLNSFHVDSPCLTSTQKGDRPQRCEKFSDEDFPLELNDLSATKPTNRCCSATMDQGTDSPISKLQHALAESRQMVADLELSTLLHASPRCSPSSSSINTTAELAEALHRTRLSAAEEKNAKLTFSSL